DNA sequence from the Candidatus Neomarinimicrobiota bacterium genome:
TTCTGAGCAAGCTGGAATCGATGAATATCATCAACAGCGTTGGTGACCGCCCGCGCCGGTTCATTCCCATTCCCCCGGAAGCGCTGATAAACCATTTCTCGCATAAAATCGAACGGGACTTATCGGAACTGAAGACACTTCTGGTGGCTTATAACCCGAATATGGCGGAGCACGACGTCTGGTATATCAAGGGTTATGAGAATATGGTCTTTAAGGCTAAAGAGACCGTTCATGACTCTAAGGCCCGGCTTTATTTCTCTATTTGGCCTCGGGAATTTTCAGTGTTGGAAAAGGAGCTGCTTTCGGCCATCGAGCGGGGTGTCGAGGTCACTCTTTTTTCTTTCTGCAGATTGCCGGAAATCAACGCTCACGTTGTTTCCTACGATCTTGATGAAGAGCGGCTTCGCCAGGCCTGGAAGAGTTCCATCATACTCGTAGCGGATAACCAGACGGCCATCATGGGAGGTGCTGAGGATGACCTGGGGAATCAGGTGGTGTGGACCAATCACCCGTCCCTTGTGGGCCTGGCCACAAATCATATCATTCTGGACATCACCTTGGCCGGAAATCGTCTCGAGCGCGATGTGACCGACATTGTGGCTCCCATGATGGCTGGCCTTAAGATCGATTTGGACGGCCTCATCGAAGAAGCCCATCCGCATAGGCATTGATAGCACGCAAGTATTGCCCCCTCCTTCGAAACTGAGTAATATCATTCACTCAATTTAGAGTGACGAAATTCCAATCATCTCACTCGTCGCAATTCACAGTTAAGTGTATATACCGGATGAGAGGCGGTTGAGAAAACGGCAGGCAGAACGGTTAGATATCAGTAGCATCACTTATCCCGAGCTCTGCCAACGATAGGATACATCTGGTGAGATCTGTACAATTCATTTTTGGTGTCCACAACCATCAGCCGGTGGGCAATTTTGATGCGGTTTTCCAGGAAGCGTTTGATAAGAGCTACCGGCCCTTTGTGGAGATCGCGCAGCAATACCCTTCTATATCTCTGACTTTACACTTCAGCGGTGCGTTGCTTGAATGGTTGGAAGATAACGAGCCGAGTTTTCTGGATCAGGTGGCGGTAATGGTCCGACGGGGTAATGTGGAGATATTATCCGGCGGATTCTACGAGCCGGTATTGGGGATTATCCCTGACCGCGATAAGGTGGGTCAAATTCAAAAACTTACCCATTACATCCTGAATCGGTTCGGCTATCAAGCTGAGGGGCTCTGGCTCACGGAGCGGGTGTGGGAACCACACCTGGCCAAACCTATCCGGGATGCGGGGATCAAGTATGTTACTGTTGACGACTACCACTTCAGGTCTGCTGGGCTGGCTGAGCATGAACTGATTGGTTATTTCCTTACGGAAGAGCAGAATGAGGCGATAGGTGTCTTTCCAATTTCCCAACACCTTCGTTATGCGATTCCCTTCAAGGAGCCGGAGGAAACTCTCGTATTTCTACGCAACGCAGCTGAAGAGGGCGATGATGTCACCCTCGTAATGGTTGATGACGGTGAGAAGTTTGGCCTATGGCCCGGTACCCATAGCCGATGCTATGGTCAGGATCAATGGCTGGATAGGTTTCTGACTGCCTTAGAGGACAACAGCGATTGGATCGAAACCACCACCTTCGGCAAGGTCTTCAATAGTCAACCTCCGAAGGGTCGGGTCTACTTGCCCACCGCCTCCTATTTTGAGATGAGCCAATGGTGCCTGCCGGCACAGAGTGGTGAGCAGTTTGACGATTTCGTACACAGCCTGAATGATCGTGGCGAAATTGATAGGGTCCGACCTTTCGTCCAAGGGGGGATCTGGCGGAACTTCCTCGTCAAGTACCCCGAATCCAACTGGATGCATAAACGAATGATCCAGGTATCGGAGAAGTTAGCTACCAGGGCAAGTCATGGTTCGAATAGAAGCGACCTTGAGCATGCCCGGGATGAGCTGTGGCGCAGCCAATGTAATTGTGCCTACTGGCACGGCATTTTTGGCGGGCTTTACCTACCCCATCTGCGACACGCCGTTTATCAACACCTTCTGGAAGCTGAGCACAGCCTCGACCGGGTATCCTCAGGGGTAAGAATCGCTCGCCAGGACGTTGATCTAGATGGTCTGGAAGAGATCGAAGTGACGACGCCTACGCTGAAAGCTTTTTTCTCTCCCCGGGGTGGCACCCTTTGTGAGCTTGACTTCCTGCCAGCCAGGTTCAACCTGATAAATTCGCTGCGGAGACATCGGGAGAGCTATCACCGGAAAGTAGCTCGAGATCAAAGCGAAGAGTCAGCATCCGGCAGCATCCATGAGATTGTCCGCTCGAAAGAGCCTAATCTTAAGGATTACCTGGTGGTAGATGCCAGTCCCCGTCATTCCCTTGTAGACCACTTCTGGCCACTACGGACTCAGGTTGAAGAATTAATGCTGGGCAAGGCCCGCGAGCAGGCCGACTTTAATCAGCGACTGTTTACAGTTGAGACTGAGTCTGATTCGGTCACCCTCTCTTGTGTCGGTAATGTACTGGATCAGTCGGTAAAAATTGTTAAGCGGGTCGCTGCACGAAGGAGTGCCTTGAATATCCGAGTCCAAATAACCAACCTTGGTCATCAGCTGATAGACGGACTCTATGCCATCGAGTTCAATTTTTCGCTTCTGGGCGGACGCACCAATGATCGCTACTACGAAGTCAATGGGAATAAGGCAGCGAGAGCCTATCTCGATGCCGAAGACCAGCTTGATGACGTATCAACACTGTCGCTCATTACCGAGTGGGAGGGCCTGGCAGTCCAGCTTCATTTTCCACAATCCCAAACTCTATGGCGATATCCCGTTCAGACGATCTCATCATCGGAAAGCGGTTTTGAAAGAATATACCAGAGTTCGGTTGTGTTGCCGGTATATAGCATGAAACTATCTCCTGACGAGCACTTCTCTGCTGTCATCGACCTTCAGCTGAGTTCCTTGCCAATATCGCAAGCTGATAATCCTGAAAAATGAAAGATTAACCTGGTATCGGTGCATCCGCCGTTTGCCCCGACAGTGAAGATGATAGAGGACCTCACCCAATTACGCTACGCCTACTTCAGCTTAGAGCTGGGTTTATCGGAAGATATTCCCACCTATTCCGGAGGTCTGGGAGTTCTGGCCGGAGATCATGTTAAGTCGGCTGCCGATCTGAATCTGCCGCTGTGTGCCGTTACCATCCTATATCGCGAGGGATACCTTCAGCAACGCATCGGCCTTGATGGCTGGCAAACCGAACGCTACCCCCGATTTAATCCTGAGCAGCTCCTGGGACGTCTACCCGTACTTTTTACCCTGCCACTCCGCGGCCGGGGAGTTTACATAACTGCCTGGCGGTACGATGTAGTTGGGCTGTCTGGTGGGGTGGTACCGGTGTTTTTCCTGGATACCGATATCCCCGAGAACCTTG
Encoded proteins:
- a CDS encoding alpha-amylase/4-alpha-glucanotransferase domain-containing protein — encoded protein: MRSVQFIFGVHNHQPVGNFDAVFQEAFDKSYRPFVEIAQQYPSISLTLHFSGALLEWLEDNEPSFLDQVAVMVRRGNVEILSGGFYEPVLGIIPDRDKVGQIQKLTHYILNRFGYQAEGLWLTERVWEPHLAKPIRDAGIKYVTVDDYHFRSAGLAEHELIGYFLTEEQNEAIGVFPISQHLRYAIPFKEPEETLVFLRNAAEEGDDVTLVMVDDGEKFGLWPGTHSRCYGQDQWLDRFLTALEDNSDWIETTTFGKVFNSQPPKGRVYLPTASYFEMSQWCLPAQSGEQFDDFVHSLNDRGEIDRVRPFVQGGIWRNFLVKYPESNWMHKRMIQVSEKLATRASHGSNRSDLEHARDELWRSQCNCAYWHGIFGGLYLPHLRHAVYQHLLEAEHSLDRVSSGVRIARQDVDLDGLEEIEVTTPTLKAFFSPRGGTLCELDFLPARFNLINSLRRHRESYHRKVARDQSEESASGSIHEIVRSKEPNLKDYLVVDASPRHSLVDHFWPLRTQVEELMLGKAREQADFNQRLFTVETESDSVTLSCVGNVLDQSVKIVKRVAARRSALNIRVQITNLGHQLIDGLYAIEFNFSLLGGRTNDRYYEVNGNKAARAYLDAEDQLDDVSTLSLITEWEGLAVQLHFPQSQTLWRYPVQTISSSESGFERIYQSSVVLPVYSMKLSPDEHFSAVIDLQLSSLPISQADNPEK
- a CDS encoding TrmB family transcriptional regulator codes for the protein MSEEETIVQLLKSLGLTGNESRIYLSLLRRNPATGYEISQMANVPRSAIYSVLSKLESMNIINSVGDRPRRFIPIPPEALINHFSHKIERDLSELKTLLVAYNPNMAEHDVWYIKGYENMVFKAKETVHDSKARLYFSIWPREFSVLEKELLSAIERGVEVTLFSFCRLPEINAHVVSYDLDEERLRQAWKSSIILVADNQTAIMGGAEDDLGNQVVWTNHPSLVGLATNHIILDITLAGNRLERDVTDIVAPMMAGLKIDLDGLIEEAHPHRH